A single genomic interval of Drosophila virilis strain 15010-1051.87 chromosome 2, Dvir_AGI_RSII-ME, whole genome shotgun sequence harbors:
- the glo gene encoding heterogeneous nuclear ribonucleoprotein H2 isoform X1, which translates to MSNADVQYNQGFAQNQDNNEDNYNDNDNEQQQEDDDQYDNDQNDADDDSNVKIGNVGESPKFIRLRGLPWSATHKEILDFLVNVEVLNGSQGIHLVTSRVDGKNTGEAYVEVASQDDVEEARKLNKASMGHRYIEVFVATPKEAKEAMRKTGGHGHAFVVKLRGLPYAVTEQQIEEFFTGLEIKTDREGILFVMDRRGRATGEAFVQFESQDDTEQALGRNREKIGHRYIEIFRSSIAEMKRATGGGGGGGGGRPGPYDIRDRGANRGGNDFGGRNDWGNNSNFGVGANNMLGFNNLPSLMNSGNFGNNSGGVGGGGGGGGGGNNGNFGQNTGNFGNFGNDFGDFNNFGNNRNNNIGNNFDMPGNFGNNGGGGGGGFGNFGNNSVGGGGNGFNNGGGVGGFNNGGNGGGFNNSGNSGGGFNNGGGGGGFGNFGNNSGGGGGGFNNGGGFNNGGGGFNNGGGGFNNGGGGFNNGGGGFNNGGGNFGSVGGNFGPIGGGRNNDVEYYTIHMRGLPYNSFENDVFKFFDPIRPANVRINYNKKGLHSGTADAYFDTYDDSQLAMKRHREQMGSRYIELFYDGKTRGGVNVGGGGGGGGAGGGPGNIGGGGGSGFSRRI; encoded by the exons ATGTCGAACGCAGACGTGCAGTATAATCAAGGATTTGCCCAGAATCAGGACAACAATGAGGACAACTATAACGACAATGACAATGAACAGCAGCAAGAGGATGATGACCAATACGATAATGATCAGAATGATGCTGACGATGATTCCAACGTAAAAATCGGCAATGTTGGCGAGAGTCCCAAATTTATACGACTACGCGGTCTGCCGTGGTCGGCAACACACAAGGAGATTCTTGACTTTTTGGTCAATGTTGAAGTTCTCAATGGATCGCAGGGCATTCATTTGGTCACGAGCCGTGTGGATGGCAAGAATACCGGTGAGGCATACGTCGAAGTTGCCAGCCAGGATGATGTCGAGGAGGCACGGAAACTTAACAAGGCCAGCATGGGTCATCGCTATATTGAGG TCTTTGTTGCCACGCCCAAGGAGGCTAAGGAGGCAATGCGCAAGACGGGCGGCCATGGCCACGCCTTCGTTGTTAAGCTGCGTGGCCTGCCTTATGCTGTCACAGAGCAGCAGATCGAGGAGTTCTTTACCG GGTTGGAAATCAAAACGGATCGGGAGGGCATACTTTTTGTTATGGACAGAAGGGGTCGTGCAACTGGGGAAGCTTTCGTTCAGTTCGAAAGCCAAGATGACACTGAGCAAGCCTTGGGCCGAAATCGGGAAAAAATTGGGCACAG GTATATTGAGATCTTCCGCAGCTCCATTGCTGAGATGAAGCGTGCCacgggcggcggcggcggtggtggcggtggACGCCCTGGACCATATGATATACGTGATCGCGGCGCCAATCGTGGCGGCAACGATTTCGGTGGACGAAATG ACtggggcaacaacagcaactttgGCGTGGGCGCCAATAATATGTTGGGCTTTAACAATTTGCCCAGTTTAATGAACTCGGGTAATTTTGGCAATAACTccggcggcgtcggcggcggtggtggtggtggcggcggcggcaacaatggcaattttggtcaaaacaCTGGgaattttggcaattttggcaACGATTTTGGcgattttaataattttggaaacaatcgcaacaacaacattggtAACAACTTTG ACATGCCTGGAAATTTCGGCAACaacggcggcggtggcggcggagGCTTTGGTAATTTTGGTAACAACTCTGTTGGCGGAGGAGGTAATGGCTTCAATAATGGCGGCGGTGTCGGAGGCTTCAACAACGGCGGAAATGGCGGTGGTTTCAATAACAGCGGCAACTCCGGCGGTGGCTTCAACaatggcggtggcggcggagGCTTTGGTAACTTTGGCAACAATTCCGGCGGCGGTGGAGGAGGCTTTAACAATGGTGGCGGCTTCAACAATGGCGGCGGTGGCTTCAACAATGGTGGCGGCGGCTTCAACAATGGTGGTGGCGGCTTCAAcaatggcggcggcggctttaACAATGGAGGCGGCAATTTTGGATCGGTTGGAGGTAATTTCGGTCCCATTGGGGGCGGTCGCAACAATGATGTAGAGTATTACACCATCCACATGCGCGGTCTTCCCTACAATTCGTTTGAAAATGATGTGTTCAAG TTCTTTGATCCCATACGCCCAGCTAACGTGCGCATTAACTATAATAAGAAAGGCCTGCACAGCGGCACCGCGGACGCCTATTTTGACACGTACGACGATTCGCAACTGGCTATGAAGCGGCACCGCGAGCAAATGGGCTCCCGCTACATTGAGCTCTTCTATGATGGCAAAACACGCGGCGGCGTTAATGTCggtggaggcggcggcggcggcggtgccgGTGGTGGTCCTGGCAACATTGGTGGCGGCGGTGGTAGTGGCTTCTCACGTCGCATTTAA
- the glo gene encoding heterogeneous nuclear ribonucleoprotein H3 isoform X2, with the protein MSNADVQYNQGFAQNQDNNEDNYNDNDNEQQQEDDDQYDNDQNDADDDSNVKIGNVGESPKFIRLRGLPWSATHKEILDFLVNVEVLNGSQGIHLVTSRVDGKNTGEAYVEVASQDDVEEARKLNKASMGHRYIEVFVATPKEAKEAMRKTGGHGHAFVVKLRGLPYAVTEQQIEEFFTGLEIKTDREGILFVMDRRGRATGEAFVQFESQDDTEQALGRNREKIGHRYIEIFRSSIAEMKRATGGGGGGGGGRPGPYDIRDRGANRGGNDFGGRNDMPGNFGNNGGGGGGGFGNFGNNSVGGGGNGFNNGGGVGGFNNGGNGGGFNNSGNSGGGFNNGGGGGGFGNFGNNSGGGGGGFNNGGGFNNGGGGFNNGGGGFNNGGGGFNNGGGGFNNGGGNFGSVGGNFGPIGGGRNNDVEYYTIHMRGLPYNSFENDVFKFFDPIRPANVRINYNKKGLHSGTADAYFDTYDDSQLAMKRHREQMGSRYIELFYDGKTRGGVNVGGGGGGGGAGGGPGNIGGGGGSGFSRRI; encoded by the exons ATGTCGAACGCAGACGTGCAGTATAATCAAGGATTTGCCCAGAATCAGGACAACAATGAGGACAACTATAACGACAATGACAATGAACAGCAGCAAGAGGATGATGACCAATACGATAATGATCAGAATGATGCTGACGATGATTCCAACGTAAAAATCGGCAATGTTGGCGAGAGTCCCAAATTTATACGACTACGCGGTCTGCCGTGGTCGGCAACACACAAGGAGATTCTTGACTTTTTGGTCAATGTTGAAGTTCTCAATGGATCGCAGGGCATTCATTTGGTCACGAGCCGTGTGGATGGCAAGAATACCGGTGAGGCATACGTCGAAGTTGCCAGCCAGGATGATGTCGAGGAGGCACGGAAACTTAACAAGGCCAGCATGGGTCATCGCTATATTGAGG TCTTTGTTGCCACGCCCAAGGAGGCTAAGGAGGCAATGCGCAAGACGGGCGGCCATGGCCACGCCTTCGTTGTTAAGCTGCGTGGCCTGCCTTATGCTGTCACAGAGCAGCAGATCGAGGAGTTCTTTACCG GGTTGGAAATCAAAACGGATCGGGAGGGCATACTTTTTGTTATGGACAGAAGGGGTCGTGCAACTGGGGAAGCTTTCGTTCAGTTCGAAAGCCAAGATGACACTGAGCAAGCCTTGGGCCGAAATCGGGAAAAAATTGGGCACAG GTATATTGAGATCTTCCGCAGCTCCATTGCTGAGATGAAGCGTGCCacgggcggcggcggcggtggtggcggtggACGCCCTGGACCATATGATATACGTGATCGCGGCGCCAATCGTGGCGGCAACGATTTCGGTGGACGAAATG ACATGCCTGGAAATTTCGGCAACaacggcggcggtggcggcggagGCTTTGGTAATTTTGGTAACAACTCTGTTGGCGGAGGAGGTAATGGCTTCAATAATGGCGGCGGTGTCGGAGGCTTCAACAACGGCGGAAATGGCGGTGGTTTCAATAACAGCGGCAACTCCGGCGGTGGCTTCAACaatggcggtggcggcggagGCTTTGGTAACTTTGGCAACAATTCCGGCGGCGGTGGAGGAGGCTTTAACAATGGTGGCGGCTTCAACAATGGCGGCGGTGGCTTCAACAATGGTGGCGGCGGCTTCAACAATGGTGGTGGCGGCTTCAAcaatggcggcggcggctttaACAATGGAGGCGGCAATTTTGGATCGGTTGGAGGTAATTTCGGTCCCATTGGGGGCGGTCGCAACAATGATGTAGAGTATTACACCATCCACATGCGCGGTCTTCCCTACAATTCGTTTGAAAATGATGTGTTCAAG TTCTTTGATCCCATACGCCCAGCTAACGTGCGCATTAACTATAATAAGAAAGGCCTGCACAGCGGCACCGCGGACGCCTATTTTGACACGTACGACGATTCGCAACTGGCTATGAAGCGGCACCGCGAGCAAATGGGCTCCCGCTACATTGAGCTCTTCTATGATGGCAAAACACGCGGCGGCGTTAATGTCggtggaggcggcggcggcggcggtgccgGTGGTGGTCCTGGCAACATTGGTGGCGGCGGTGGTAGTGGCTTCTCACGTCGCATTTAA
- the glo gene encoding uncharacterized protein glo isoform X3 yields MKRATGGGGGGGGGRPGPYDIRDRGANRGGNDFGGRNDWGNNSNFGVGANNMLGFNNLPSLMNSGNFGNNSGGVGGGGGGGGGGNNGNFGQNTGNFGNFGNDFGDFNNFGNNRNNNIGNNFDMPGNFGNNGGGGGGGFGNFGNNSVGGGGNGFNNGGGVGGFNNGGNGGGFNNSGNSGGGFNNGGGGGGFGNFGNNSGGGGGGFNNGGGFNNGGGGFNNGGGGFNNGGGGFNNGGGGFNNGGGNFGSVGGNFGPIGGGRNNDVEYYTIHMRGLPYNSFENDVFKFFDPIRPANVRINYNKKGLHSGTADAYFDTYDDSQLAMKRHREQMGSRYIELFYDGKTRGGVNVGGGGGGGGAGGGPGNIGGGGGSGFSRRI; encoded by the exons ATGAAGCGTGCCacgggcggcggcggcggtggtggcggtggACGCCCTGGACCATATGATATACGTGATCGCGGCGCCAATCGTGGCGGCAACGATTTCGGTGGACGAAATG ACtggggcaacaacagcaactttgGCGTGGGCGCCAATAATATGTTGGGCTTTAACAATTTGCCCAGTTTAATGAACTCGGGTAATTTTGGCAATAACTccggcggcgtcggcggcggtggtggtggtggcggcggcggcaacaatggcaattttggtcaaaacaCTGGgaattttggcaattttggcaACGATTTTGGcgattttaataattttggaaacaatcgcaacaacaacattggtAACAACTTTG ACATGCCTGGAAATTTCGGCAACaacggcggcggtggcggcggagGCTTTGGTAATTTTGGTAACAACTCTGTTGGCGGAGGAGGTAATGGCTTCAATAATGGCGGCGGTGTCGGAGGCTTCAACAACGGCGGAAATGGCGGTGGTTTCAATAACAGCGGCAACTCCGGCGGTGGCTTCAACaatggcggtggcggcggagGCTTTGGTAACTTTGGCAACAATTCCGGCGGCGGTGGAGGAGGCTTTAACAATGGTGGCGGCTTCAACAATGGCGGCGGTGGCTTCAACAATGGTGGCGGCGGCTTCAACAATGGTGGTGGCGGCTTCAAcaatggcggcggcggctttaACAATGGAGGCGGCAATTTTGGATCGGTTGGAGGTAATTTCGGTCCCATTGGGGGCGGTCGCAACAATGATGTAGAGTATTACACCATCCACATGCGCGGTCTTCCCTACAATTCGTTTGAAAATGATGTGTTCAAG TTCTTTGATCCCATACGCCCAGCTAACGTGCGCATTAACTATAATAAGAAAGGCCTGCACAGCGGCACCGCGGACGCCTATTTTGACACGTACGACGATTCGCAACTGGCTATGAAGCGGCACCGCGAGCAAATGGGCTCCCGCTACATTGAGCTCTTCTATGATGGCAAAACACGCGGCGGCGTTAATGTCggtggaggcggcggcggcggcggtgccgGTGGTGGTCCTGGCAACATTGGTGGCGGCGGTGGTAGTGGCTTCTCACGTCGCATTTAA